From Delphinus delphis chromosome X, mDelDel1.2, whole genome shotgun sequence, a single genomic window includes:
- the SOWAHD gene encoding ankyrin repeat domain-containing protein SOWAHD: protein MAEPRGAAKPAPKASFAPTELSLRSAPQPRPSRVDTVSLGRYRGNATTAFHRSVMPSGTVSGRRRGALRELLGLQGAAPAGWLSEERPEEQSPGGPNAPSGSGLCLEPREHAWILAAAEGRFEALQELLEVEPGLLLRGDPITGYTVLHWLAKHGRHEELILVHDFAQRRGLRLDVSAPGSGGLTPLHLAALQGHDMVVKVLVGALGADPTRRDHSGHRACHYLRPDAPWSLRELSGAEDWETAGSSERNNANNNSSGGGAACTPRRASSAVGASVVETAAAAPAKGKDSVGRRVAQIQGLLRHMFPFFQDR, encoded by the coding sequence ATGGCCGAGCCCCGAGGGGCCGCGAAGCCGGCACCCAAGGCCTCCTTCGCACCGACCGAGCTCAGCCTGCGGAGCGCCCCGCAGCCCCGCCCCTCGAGAGTGGACACCGTCAGCCTGGGCAGGTACCGGGGCAACGCCACCACCGCCTTCCACCGCTCGGTGATGCCCTCGGGGACAGTCTCGGGGCGCCGGCGGGGAGCGCTGCGGGAGCTGTTGGGGCTGCAGGGGGCGGCTCCCGCCGGGTGGCTGTCGGAGGAGCGCCCCGAGGAGCAGTCCCCGGGCGGGCCGAACGCACCGAGCGGTAGCGGGCTATGCCTGGAGCCCCGGGAGCACGCGTGGATACTGGCGGCCGCTGAGGGCCGCTTTGAGGCGCTGCAGGAGCTGCTGGAGGTCGAGCCGGGGCTGCTCCTGCGGGGCGACCCGATCACGGGCTACACGGTGCTGCACTGGCTGGCCAAGCACGGGCGCCACGAGGAACTCATCCTGGTGCACGACTTCGCCCAGCGCAGGGGGCTGCGGCTCGACGTGAGCGCCCCGGGTAGCGGCGGCCTCACGCCCCTCCACCTGGCGGCCCTGCAGGGCCACGATATGGTCGTCAAGGTGCTGGTGGGCGCCTTGGGGGCAGACCCCACGCGCCGCGACCACAGCGGCCACCGGGCCTGTCACTACCTGCGGCCcgacgcgccctggagcctgcgggAGCTGTCGGGGGCCGAGGACTGGGAGACGGCGGGCAGCAGCGAGCGTAACAACGCCAACAACaacagcagcggcggcggcgccgCGTGTACGCCGAGACGCGCCTCCAGCGCAGTGGGCGCGTCGGTCGTGGAGACAGCGGCGGCGGCGCCCGCCAAGGGGAAGGACTCCGTGGGCAGACGGGTGGCGCAAATTCAAGGCCTTCTCCGCCATATGTTCCCCTTCTTCCAGGACCGTTGA